DNA sequence from the Brassica napus cultivar Da-Ae unplaced genomic scaffold, Da-Ae ScsIHWf_636;HRSCAF=936, whole genome shotgun sequence genome:
taaaaataaatatttttaatctgtGCACATAATGAAAGGAGTAAAATAAATTTGGTTTTTAgggataatttaaaaaatactttatttgcgatttgaaatttgacaaatacactatattttatatttttttgaaaactacactttctTATATGTAAAAAGACATTTTACCCTCTATTTTATACCTTAtgttagtttataaatatttttctacgaATCCATTTACAAAGTTAAAGAAACATTAGGATCAGCTTAACAAATGCACACACCACCTTTTTGGCATGATATGCTGATTATTTTCTTATCTTACTTGATTCTGGCGAACATGTTACATGTTATTCATACACtgatttaatatattgtttctCTGCTTAAGAGCCTAATAGAATCCATTATCCATTGTAAAACAGGATTTTTTATAACACTTGTAATCAAAGTATTCTTACAACGTGAGCCAAACAGGCCAGCAACAAAACCCAAATAAAAATACATCTTGTAACCAGTAGGCATCTGTAATTAATCATGAACAAATTTGGGAGAAAGTATCTTCAACGAGGCAAAAAGATCATAAGATTGTGAGAGAGAACCATTGTAACACAAGATTATTAGTTACCAACTACTAGACAACATTCTtcaactataaattaataaaacatgttttataatTAACTGTCGTTTAAAAGTGGAAATGTTAGTCAAAGAGACCATCGATTATCGCATTACTCAGCTTTACGACTTCCGTCAATAAGCCGGCGTGCAACTAAGATGACGTCATCCCAATGACATACGCGATGAGATAACATATCACTACTCTGGTGCGGTGAAGCGCACCGTAACACTCGTCCCTTTCCACTCACGAGCCACAAATATATACATTGACCAGAGAACAACATGCACAAGCATACACCGAGAAGCAGTAGATAAAGGTTCGTGCAGATGACGGAAGCAATGACATCACATTCGATTACCCCAATTATTCCTCGACACGTGTGGCTGCGCGGTCAACGTTGAAGAGAAAGCGGTTGGTCCCGTCACACGTGTCGCGAAACCAAACCACCCACGTGCGGTTCACGAACCTCCTCTCCTATAAAAGCTCCATGGACTCACTCTCTTCCCCTCGATTACAATCGCCGattaaaaaccaacaaaatGAAGGCGGAGCTAAATTTACCGGCGGGATTCCGATTTCACCCGACGGACGAGGAGCTAGTGAAGTTCTATCTCTGCCGGAGATGCGCGTCGGAGCCGATCACCGTTCCGGTGATCGCGGAGATTGATCTGTACAAGTTCAATCCATGGGAGCTTCCAGGTTATTATTATTACACGATCTCTACAAGttcaatttttaagtttttattgattttaatttttaaattacaaaattcgattttttttttaattttgtttttcagacAAGGCGTTGTACGGAGAGAAAGAATGGTACTTCTTCTCACACCGAGACCGGAAATACCCAAACGGTTCGCGTCCAAACCGGGCAGCTGGAACCGGTTATTGGAAAGCGACTGGAGCTGATAAACCGATCGGTAAACCGAAGACGTTGGGGATTAAGAAAGCGCTCGTCTTCTACGCAGGGAAAGCTCCGAGAGGAGTGAAGACGAATTGGATTATGCACGAGTATCGTCTCGCTAATGTTGACCGGTCCGCTTCTTCGAACAAGAAGAACAACTTAAGAGTACGTAAATGGGCCTTGGGCTCTTAATGGGCCGTGACATCACGCTTTATTAACTGACTTTGGATCTTGTCTGAATGCATATGATTAATGGGTTCTTGTCGGAAAATTTTCGCAGCTTGATGATTGGGTGTTATGTCGGATTTACAATAAGAAAGGAACGGTGGAGAAGTATTATCCGGCGGATGAGAAAGAGagggtgatgatgatgactacTAATACTACTACGACGTCGGATTCGAAATGCTCGAGTCACGTGATTTCACCGGACGTCACGTGTTCTTCCGAGGTTCAGAGCGAGTCGAAATGGGTTGTTGATCTTGACGACGCGTTTGATGCGTCCATGTTTGGTTCCTTGTTGCAAAATGACGCTTTTGTCCCTCAGTTTCCGTATCAGTCTGATTTCGCCAGTATGTTCGAGGACCCGCTGGAGCAGAAACCGTTCTTCAATTGGAGTTTTGGTTCTCAGGGGTAAAGTTGTAAAGGGAATAGAGTTTGAAGCTTTCTCAGAGTATCCGGCCACTGAACCGGAGGGGGAACTCGGTGTCGGATCCTGACCCGGAAACCAAGCTGGGCTAAACAAGTTACTGGGACTTTCAACTTCAGGCTATCCAACATCTGATGAAGGGACAAATGGTGTGTCCACTGGTCTATCAGACTCATCAGCAAGATtgacttatgtttttttttattttataaagtgATATTTAAAGAAACAGAACTGTAAAAGAAACAGTGATTATTTCAAATCACATATGTATTCATATATATGTTgtatataacaattttttttctagtagttgtttaatatctttgtaatcacattttaaattaatgaaaatttatttgcctttaaaataatttgtattcaTCATAATCAACGAGCATGagcttatttttcttttgatgaaACAATGTACATTTTTATCTCCAAGATAAGATTACAAAGACtttaagaaaagagagagagagagagagagcagagaGATGCTGATGAATGATAGATTCAAGAGTTATTGTGAGAACTGGAACGAGAAGCCCAAATACCAAACACAAGAAACCAGAAGATGAATAAGATCGCCCAGTAGCGTGCAGGACCATACCTGATTCTAGTGAGCACAACctgttttcaagttttttttagcGTTTAGTAAAAATAGAAGTCAATTAAAAAATCTGTAAAAAATGAGATGATTTTTACTTacaaatctgaagaagatgacTATTATCAAAGCACATAGTCCACCAAGTAGGATATGAATTCCACTCCTAGCAGTTTCCTACACCAATTAAAACAACCATTAATcaacaaaactaataatatactccctctgtttcaggAAGCGCAAATTAGAAAATGgttaaatattcaattttttatttttatttattatcaaaattttattgcattaatttttttcttaatttatataacagtaaaaaaataacataaattgcattgaaattctaaaacgaCCAAACGGACTGAGTATCAACTTAGATACaggagtttgattgatgacaTACCTTTCCAACACGAGGAGCAATGATCCAGACCAAAGTAACAGTGAGCAAACCAGTAGCAAGCAGTATCCCTGTCCCTTCCACGGCCCATTTAGTCGCACGGTTCTCCATAGGCAATACACCAAAGTTCACAACACCTAAAGGTTGTTCAGACACAGCCTGAGAAGCTGCAACAGAGCTACTGTTATTGTTGTTATTCAAGGCATGTGGGCCAAACCATGAAGATATCTCACTAAGTCTTTGCCTTCTAATCACAGCAGCTTCGTCTGTATCCACGGTTGCATCTGTATGCAACGCCGTGTGGTCTCTCAAGGCGATGACCACTTTGTTGAAATCAGCAGTTTTAATATTCTCCGCAGCTATCCCACAGATCTCACACACGGTGGATCCATGGTTGAGGAACCATTTGAGCGCGCAGGCGTAGTGTACCAGAGCAAGCTCGTTTTTGCAAGAGCATCCAAGTTCGAGCAACGGATCCTGATGATGATGCAGGATTCCCATTTCGATATCAGTCTCTGTAGATTTGCTGACATTATCATCAACTGTTTCGTCTGCATTGGTTTTGAGAGTGATCCCCAAGAACCCTAAGGCGGCATCTCCTCGTTTGTCGGATTCTGCGGAGTGGCATACACGACATGTTGGTAGCCCTGAGTCACTGTCTGTACTGTAACGCGCCACGGTTGCTAGTTCATCGGTCTTGAGGGGTGGACAATCGTGATCATTGACTCCTGTCTCCAACTGATTCTCTTTACCCATCAAGCTAGGAATATAATAAAATCTTTGTCTCTTCACAGGACCACAAAAAATATAGATGGTTGAACTCCTAATAATATCTACTTTATAGACATTGATAAGACAAGACAAGTCAAGATCCAATAAAACAAAAGGACCTCACTCACTGTAACTTATACTATAGAATCACACTGAATGAGAAACAAACAAGAGAGAGATGGCCTATTTTGCATTCCTGCAGAGAAAGGCATTAAAAGATGtcataaacataaataatggAACAAGCTGATGGTCACATATCACTTTAACAAGAATGTTAGAAAgggcaaacaaaaaaattaaataaatagaatCCAAGCTTACTTACACTCACAAGGAACAATCCATAAACTAATGGTGATAAAGTAGCAAAAAAAACCTCATTAACGATTAAGGTATCATGCTTAAAGTGAGAATATGACTCTGTGAGAAGAATGTATCATTTATAATCAGTTTGATCACCATATATCAAACCAACCTTTCAGATATTAGAAGAGCCAAAACATGGCGAGATGCTGAGATCAATTCAAAACAAATGGGAAGTGACCAAAAGACATGAAAAAATGATGTCTGAAACCATTATAAACTTATTCTGCAGGTTGTAACTGAGCAGGATAGTTGCAGCAACTCCAAACGAAAGAAACCACTAAcaagtaaataaacaaatagtataatatatatacacacagaAGCAGATTAAAACATGCATTACTCTAAATGGTTTACCAAAGCTGATTAAGCAGCCAttacttttaactttttaacTAAAAGGCAAATTAAGCAACTAGGAAGCAGCATGAAACTGCCAttattcaactttttttttaacagaagCATATTAAAGCAGGCATTACAGAAGCAGATTAAGGAGCCATtactttaatattattttgaactCAAGCAGATTAAGCAACTATTATTCCATGTTAACTGAAGAAGCATGAAGCAgcaattattcaaaaaaaaaaattcacagaAACAGACTTAATAAGTTAATATGTACAGAAGCAGATTAAAGCAGGCATTTCTCCAACTGGTTTACATAAGAAGATTAATAAGCAATCACTTTTTTAACCCAATTAGATTAAGCAATGTTAATTGAAGCAGCcattattcagttttttttttaacacaagcAGATTTAATCAgccattactttatatttattttaaatagaagCAGATTTAAGCAGCCATTAACTCAATTTTTAAAAGCTCTCTACCAAATCTCCACCACTGATTTTAATGGAGAGACACCcactgaaaaagacaaagaaacagCAGTTTCGTTCTCTCATGGACTCATGAGCCACCGACTAAAACAGAGACATCAAGATCTAAACTATATGCAAAAATGAGAGATCAACCACATGCAAATCTGAGCAGATTCGAACATTGCTAGATCAACAAACTTGGcgtgaaaaaaaatgaatctgGAGGGTTTTGAGTGAGCAAACAAACCTCTGGCAAAATCTGGGCAAGCGAAAAGTTAGAACCTTTGGAAAAACCAATCTCTGTTCATAGGTTTCTCCTCGAGTTCCGGGGGGTTAGGTAGCAGGATGTGTCTGGGGGAGGAATGCTATCTAT
Encoded proteins:
- the LOC125604842 gene encoding uncharacterized protein LOC125604842, translated to MGKENQLETGVNDHDCPPLKTDELATVARYSTDSDSGLPTCRVCHSAESDKRGDAALGFLGITLKTNADETVDDNVSKSTETDIEMGILHHHQDPLLELGCSCKNELALVHYACALKWFLNHGSTVCEICGIAAENIKTADFNKVVIALRDHTALHTDATVDTDEAAVIRRQRLSEISSWFGPHALNNNNNSSSVAASQAVSEQPLGVVNFGVLPMENRATKWAVEGTGILLATGLLTVTLVWIIAPRVGKETARSGIHILLGGLCALIIVIFFRFVVLTRIRYGPARYWAILFIFWFLVFGIWASRSSSHNNS
- the LOC106382913 gene encoding NAC domain-containing protein 102-like (The RefSeq protein has 3 substitutions, 1 non-frameshifting indel compared to this genomic sequence), which encodes MKAELNLPAGFRFHPTDEELVKFYLCRRCASEPITVPVIAEIDLYKFNPWELPDKALYGEKEWYFFSHRDRKYPNGSRPNRAAGTGYWKATGADKPIGKPKTLGIKKALVFYAGKAPRGVKTNWIMHEYRLANVDRSASSNKKNNLRLDDWVLCRIYNKKGTVEKYYPADEKERVMMMTTNTTTTSDSKCSSHVISPDVTCSSEVQSESKWVDLEDAFDASMFGSLLQNDAFVPQFPYQSDFAAMFEDPLEQKPFFNWSFGHQG